Proteins from a genomic interval of Rhizobium etli CFN 42:
- a CDS encoding cupin domain-containing protein encodes MIRASIIAAALAFLAATGASARDSSKSAKVTLVYEHELPNVPGKSIKGVLVEYGPGGFSEGHTHPDSAFIYATVLEGSIRSQVNEGPIKVYQAGESFSEMPGDRHGVSANGSKTKPARLLAVFVVDTKQKELTFPLQN; translated from the coding sequence ATGATCAGAGCATCAATCATCGCCGCCGCGCTCGCCTTTCTGGCAGCCACCGGAGCTTCCGCCCGAGACAGCAGCAAGTCTGCCAAGGTGACGCTCGTCTATGAGCACGAGCTGCCGAACGTACCCGGCAAGAGCATCAAGGGCGTGCTGGTCGAATACGGTCCCGGGGGCTTCTCTGAAGGCCATACCCACCCGGACTCGGCCTTCATCTACGCCACCGTGCTCGAAGGATCGATCCGCAGCCAGGTCAATGAAGGCCCGATCAAGGTCTATCAGGCCGGAGAGAGCTTCTCGGAAATGCCGGGTGACCGCCATGGCGTCAGCGCGAACGGCAGCAAGACCAAGCCCGCCCGCCTGCTCGCCGTCTTCGTCGTCGACACCAAGCAGAAAGAGCTGACCTTCCCGCTGCAGAACTGA